In Actinoplanes sp. NBC_00393, a single genomic region encodes these proteins:
- a CDS encoding nucleotide sugar dehydrogenase — MKICVVALGKIGLPLAVQFASKGHTVLGADVSESTVRTVNEGLVPFPGEADLDVKLKQAVGAGLLTATTDTAAAVAESDAVVVVVPLFVDADGKPDFGWMESATRDIARGLRPGTLVSYETTLPVGTTRDRWAPLLQEGSGLVAGQDFDLVFSPERVLTGRVFADLRKYPKLVGGVNATSAQRGVEFYEAVLDFDERPDLDRPNGVWDLGSAEAAELAKLAETTYRDVNIGLANQFARYADTLDIDVNLVIDACNTQPYSHIHRPGIAVGGHCIPVYPRLYLWNDPAATVVRAAREANAGMPSYAVDLLAAAVGDLSGLSVLVLGASYRGGVKETAFSGVFPAVEELTKRGATPYVSDPMYSNAELTALGLPAWNGEEVRAAIVQADHAEYRTLTDKDLPGVEVVVDGRRVTDPERLGGIRRVVIGG, encoded by the coding sequence ATGAAGATCTGTGTCGTGGCGCTCGGGAAGATCGGGCTCCCGCTCGCTGTCCAGTTCGCCAGTAAGGGCCACACCGTGCTCGGCGCCGACGTCTCCGAGTCGACGGTGCGTACCGTCAACGAAGGTCTGGTGCCGTTCCCGGGCGAGGCCGACCTGGACGTCAAGCTGAAGCAGGCGGTCGGCGCCGGGCTGCTCACCGCGACCACCGACACCGCGGCCGCGGTCGCCGAGTCGGACGCGGTCGTCGTGGTCGTGCCGCTCTTCGTCGACGCCGACGGCAAGCCGGACTTCGGCTGGATGGAGTCGGCGACCCGGGACATCGCCCGTGGGCTGCGCCCGGGCACGCTGGTCAGCTACGAGACCACCCTGCCGGTGGGCACCACGCGGGACCGCTGGGCGCCGCTGCTGCAGGAGGGTTCCGGCCTGGTGGCCGGTCAGGACTTCGACCTGGTGTTCAGCCCGGAGCGGGTGCTCACCGGCCGGGTCTTCGCCGACCTGCGCAAGTACCCGAAGCTCGTCGGCGGCGTCAACGCGACGTCGGCCCAGCGGGGCGTCGAGTTCTACGAGGCGGTGCTCGACTTCGACGAGCGGCCCGACCTGGACCGGCCGAACGGCGTGTGGGACCTGGGCAGCGCCGAGGCGGCCGAGCTGGCGAAGCTCGCCGAGACCACCTACCGCGACGTCAACATCGGCCTGGCCAACCAGTTCGCCCGGTACGCGGACACGCTCGACATCGACGTGAACCTGGTGATCGACGCCTGCAACACCCAGCCGTACAGCCACATCCACCGGCCGGGCATCGCGGTCGGCGGGCACTGCATCCCGGTCTACCCGCGGCTCTACCTGTGGAACGACCCGGCCGCCACGGTGGTCCGGGCGGCCCGGGAGGCCAACGCGGGCATGCCGTCGTACGCGGTGGACCTGCTCGCCGCGGCCGTCGGCGACCTGTCCGGCCTGAGCGTGCTGGTGCTCGGCGCGTCGTACCGGGGTGGGGTCAAGGAGACGGCGTTCTCCGGCGTCTTCCCCGCGGTCGAGGAGCTGACGAAGCGCGGCGCGACGCCGTACGTGTCGGATCCGATGTACAGCAACGCCGAACTGACCGCCCTCGGCCTGCCGGCGTGGAACGGTGAGGAGGTCCGTGCGGCGATCGTGCAGGCCGACCACGCCGAGTACCGGACGCTGACCGACAAGGACCTGCCGGGCGTCGAGGTCGTCGTGGACGGCCGCCGGGTCACCGACCCGGAGCGTCTCGGCGGCATCCGCCGGGTCGTCATCGGCGGCTGA
- a CDS encoding bifunctional glycosyltransferase/CDP-glycerol:glycerophosphate glycerophosphotransferase, with the protein MPNFLSVVIPAWNVQGYLPECLDSVLRQQRSTDVEVVAVDDASPDHSGEVIDERAAADPRVVALHLAANGGAGAARNAGLDRATGDYVWFVDGDDRIVPDALPVIESRIAEEKPDVLVVGVARERWNRKVSRWLTPTAIRTGAEALTVAPPPLGALVIRRQFLIDAGIRFEPGLYEDVAFAYAVLAATGDVATVEPACYIHRLDRQGSLRASRSPRHADAVTQYGRALSLPALAGADPKLRRRALDHAAGELLKILDNGSLLPAKARRTMFQNTSRLLAEHGAGELNGVRLKHSYPLYRALTAGRRLAGRVLGKPRRAVRKARVTLRKGLLRAYYHWELRRPIDENLAVYGAYWYRGYSCNPAAIYEKARELAPHVRGVWVIKPGAKAVPEGVPTVVPGSRAYFRTLARAKYMVNNATFPPYVVKRPGQIQVQTHHGTPLKTMGLDQPRFPASLKNFNVERMRRNLAKWDFSITANRHTTLLWDRQFPIKGETLEVGYPRNDRLALAGPAEVTAARAELGIEPGEQVVLYAPTHREWHATFTPMLDVDALAEALGPNTRILLRGHYFYDSIGFPPRHPRVLDVSTHPSVETLAIASDALITDFSSIMFDYAVLDRPLVIFAPDWETYQAVRGVSFDLAAEHPGTFVRTFDDLVAAFRGGTIDDDAARQARARFRQRFCSLEDGHASERVVRRVFLNERDADG; encoded by the coding sequence ATGCCGAACTTCCTGAGCGTGGTCATCCCTGCGTGGAACGTGCAGGGATATCTCCCAGAATGTCTTGATTCTGTGCTGCGGCAGCAGCGGTCCACCGACGTCGAGGTCGTGGCGGTCGACGATGCGTCGCCGGACCACTCCGGTGAGGTGATCGACGAGCGAGCCGCAGCCGACCCGCGGGTGGTCGCCCTGCACCTGGCGGCCAACGGCGGCGCCGGCGCGGCACGCAACGCCGGCCTGGACCGCGCCACCGGCGACTACGTGTGGTTCGTCGACGGCGACGACCGGATCGTCCCGGACGCGCTCCCGGTGATCGAGTCCCGGATCGCCGAGGAGAAGCCGGACGTCCTGGTGGTCGGCGTGGCCCGGGAGCGGTGGAACCGCAAGGTGTCGCGCTGGCTCACGCCGACCGCGATCCGGACCGGGGCCGAGGCGCTGACCGTCGCGCCGCCGCCGCTGGGCGCGCTGGTGATCCGCCGCCAGTTCCTGATCGACGCCGGGATCCGCTTCGAGCCGGGCCTGTACGAGGACGTCGCCTTCGCCTACGCCGTGCTCGCCGCCACCGGCGACGTGGCGACCGTTGAGCCGGCCTGCTACATCCACCGGCTGGACCGCCAGGGCTCGCTGCGGGCCTCCCGATCGCCGCGGCACGCCGACGCCGTGACGCAGTACGGCCGAGCGCTGAGCCTGCCCGCGCTGGCCGGGGCCGACCCGAAGCTACGCCGCCGGGCTCTCGATCACGCGGCCGGCGAGCTGTTGAAGATCCTCGACAACGGTTCCCTGCTACCGGCCAAGGCGCGGCGGACGATGTTCCAGAACACGTCCCGGCTGCTCGCCGAGCATGGGGCCGGTGAGCTGAACGGCGTACGTCTCAAGCATTCCTACCCGCTCTACCGTGCCCTGACTGCCGGCCGCAGGCTGGCCGGCCGGGTGCTGGGCAAGCCCCGGCGGGCGGTCCGCAAGGCACGGGTGACGCTGCGCAAGGGCCTGCTGCGCGCCTACTACCACTGGGAGCTGCGGCGCCCGATCGACGAGAACCTCGCGGTGTACGGGGCGTACTGGTACCGGGGTTACTCCTGCAACCCGGCCGCGATCTACGAGAAGGCCCGGGAGCTCGCCCCGCACGTGCGCGGTGTCTGGGTGATCAAGCCGGGCGCCAAGGCTGTCCCCGAGGGGGTGCCGACCGTCGTGCCCGGCAGCCGGGCCTACTTCCGGACCCTCGCCCGCGCCAAGTACATGGTCAACAACGCCACCTTCCCGCCGTACGTGGTGAAGCGCCCCGGCCAGATCCAGGTGCAGACGCACCACGGCACCCCGCTCAAGACCATGGGTCTCGACCAGCCCCGCTTCCCCGCCTCGCTGAAGAACTTCAACGTGGAGCGGATGCGCCGCAACCTCGCCAAGTGGGACTTCAGCATCACCGCCAACCGGCACACCACCCTGCTCTGGGACCGGCAGTTCCCGATCAAGGGGGAGACGCTGGAGGTCGGCTACCCGCGCAACGACCGGCTCGCCCTGGCCGGCCCGGCGGAGGTGACCGCGGCCCGCGCCGAACTCGGCATCGAGCCCGGCGAGCAGGTCGTGCTCTACGCGCCGACGCACCGGGAGTGGCACGCCACCTTCACCCCGATGCTCGATGTGGACGCGCTGGCCGAGGCGCTCGGCCCGAACACCCGGATCCTGCTGCGCGGCCACTACTTCTACGACTCGATCGGCTTCCCGCCGCGGCATCCGCGGGTGCTCGACGTGTCCACCCACCCGTCGGTCGAGACGCTGGCGATCGCGTCCGACGCGCTGATCACCGACTTCTCCTCGATCATGTTCGACTACGCGGTGCTGGACCGGCCGCTGGTGATCTTCGCGCCGGACTGGGAGACGTACCAGGCGGTCCGCGGTGTCTCGTTCGACCTGGCGGCCGAGCACCCGGGCACGTTCGTGCGCACCTTCGACGACCTGGTCGCGGCGTTCCGCGGCGGCACGATCGACGACGATGCCGCCCGGCAGGCGCGGGCGCGGTTCCGGCAGCGGTTCTGCTCGCTGGAAGACGGGCACGCCTCCGAGCGGGTGGTCCGGCGGGTGTTCCTGAACGAGCGGGACGCCGATGGCTGA
- a CDS encoding acyltransferase produces MNSETQNSAADERPPFVHPTADVEDGARIGAGTKVWHLAHVRSSAVVGDDCVIGRNVYLDANAVVGSRVKIQNNVSVYQGVTIEDEVFVGPCVVFTNDLRPRAQNPDWTITPTLIRRGASIGANATLVCGTEIGEFAMIAAGSVVTKDVQPYQLVAGNPARPKGWVDEKGEIVSRDPERRP; encoded by the coding sequence ATGAACTCCGAAACTCAGAACTCCGCAGCCGACGAACGGCCACCGTTCGTGCACCCCACGGCCGACGTGGAGGACGGCGCTCGGATCGGCGCCGGGACGAAGGTCTGGCACCTCGCACACGTACGGTCCAGCGCGGTGGTCGGCGACGACTGCGTGATCGGCCGCAACGTCTACCTCGACGCCAACGCCGTGGTCGGCAGCCGCGTCAAGATCCAAAACAACGTGTCGGTCTACCAGGGCGTCACGATCGAAGACGAGGTCTTCGTCGGACCGTGCGTGGTCTTCACCAACGACCTGCGGCCGCGCGCCCAGAATCCGGACTGGACGATCACGCCGACCCTGATCCGGCGGGGCGCGTCGATCGGGGCCAACGCCACCCTGGTCTGCGGCACCGAGATCGGCGAATTCGCGATGATCGCGGCCGGCTCGGTGGTGACCAAGGACGTGCAGCCGTACCAGTTGGTCGCCGGCAACCCGGCCCGGCCCAAGGGCTGGGTGGACGAGAAGGGCGAGATCGTCAGCCGGGACCCGGAACGCCGTCCCTGA
- a CDS encoding glycosyltransferase, translating to MSVPDVSVVVAVYNTMPYLTECLTSLVQQTIGLDRLEVIAVDDGSTDGGGEELDRWAERYPGTIKVLHQANSGGPAKPSNRALDIATGRYVFFIGADDHLGPEAMQRLVATADKLDADIVLGRMVGAGGRYVNQAVYKPGNKNSITLADSALPWALSNTKLFRRSMIEENGIRYPEQLRSYSDQPFTLRAVVAARRIAVRADYDFYYAVRRQDDSNITYGTPVTRFLQDAEVVMDTVADVVTDPESRHRVLRRNFTWEVYKLVSARFVAAGPEERRQVHEGVRKLAEAYLTEEMRASLDVHRRVPISIAQHGSLEDLEAVAEHYAEHGLGPLVIEGDRYYVAFPGFRDPAKDFPDAWFEATAGESSAAVQREPATVTLGEGVLRLEWHSHLPALGPGASVSIGSQKARSLTAEPVDGGLRIRAEFALTDLAASWKGRPVKFRHSAAEPAITRDLTVIPPAVVTVRYRNGLRFYTVALRTNSKARLTVVVSTFGPRRLAGRLVRKLRPVLGPRQGGKTPA from the coding sequence GTGAGCGTGCCCGACGTCAGCGTCGTGGTCGCCGTCTACAACACGATGCCGTACCTGACCGAGTGCCTCACCTCTCTCGTGCAGCAGACCATCGGCCTCGACCGCCTGGAGGTCATCGCGGTCGACGACGGCTCCACCGACGGCGGCGGCGAGGAGCTCGACCGCTGGGCGGAGCGCTACCCGGGCACGATCAAGGTGCTGCACCAGGCCAACTCGGGCGGTCCGGCCAAGCCGAGCAACCGGGCGCTGGACATCGCCACCGGGCGCTACGTGTTCTTCATCGGCGCCGACGACCACCTGGGTCCCGAGGCGATGCAGCGGCTCGTCGCCACCGCCGACAAGCTGGACGCCGACATCGTGCTGGGCCGGATGGTCGGCGCCGGCGGCCGCTACGTGAACCAGGCCGTCTACAAGCCCGGCAACAAGAACTCGATCACCCTGGCCGACTCGGCGCTGCCCTGGGCGCTGTCCAACACCAAGCTGTTCCGCCGCTCGATGATCGAGGAGAACGGCATCCGCTACCCGGAGCAGCTGCGCTCCTACAGCGACCAGCCGTTCACCCTGCGGGCCGTGGTGGCCGCCCGGCGGATCGCGGTCCGCGCCGACTACGACTTCTACTACGCGGTCCGGCGCCAGGACGACAGCAACATCACGTACGGCACTCCGGTGACCCGGTTCCTGCAGGACGCCGAGGTCGTGATGGACACCGTGGCCGACGTGGTGACCGATCCGGAGAGCCGCCACCGGGTGCTGCGCCGCAACTTCACCTGGGAGGTCTACAAGCTGGTCAGCGCCCGCTTCGTGGCCGCCGGCCCGGAGGAGCGGCGGCAGGTGCACGAGGGCGTGCGCAAGCTCGCCGAGGCATACCTGACCGAGGAGATGCGGGCCAGTCTGGACGTGCACCGGCGGGTGCCGATCTCGATCGCGCAGCACGGGTCGCTGGAGGACCTGGAGGCGGTCGCGGAGCACTACGCGGAACACGGCCTCGGCCCGCTGGTGATCGAGGGCGACCGCTACTACGTCGCCTTCCCCGGCTTCCGCGACCCGGCGAAGGACTTCCCCGACGCGTGGTTCGAGGCGACCGCTGGCGAGTCCTCGGCCGCGGTGCAGCGTGAGCCCGCCACGGTGACTCTCGGTGAGGGAGTCCTCCGGTTGGAGTGGCACAGCCACCTGCCGGCGCTCGGCCCGGGCGCGTCGGTCTCGATCGGCAGCCAGAAGGCGCGGAGCCTGACGGCCGAGCCGGTCGACGGCGGCCTGCGGATTCGTGCCGAGTTCGCGCTCACCGATCTGGCCGCGTCCTGGAAGGGCCGGCCGGTCAAATTCCGGCATTCCGCTGCAGAGCCTGCGATAACTCGTGACCTCACCGTCATTCCCCCGGCGGTGGTTACCGTCCGCTACCGCAACGGTCTACGCTTCTACACCGTCGCGCTCCGGACGAACAGCAAAGCACGGCTGACGGTCGTGGTGAGCACGTTCGGTCCGCGACGTCTCGCCGGCCGTCTGGTACGGAAGCTGCGGCCCGTCCTCGGGCCACGCCAAGGAGGAAAGACCCCCGCATGA
- a CDS encoding bifunctional glycosyltransferase/CDP-glycerol:glycerophosphate glycerophosphotransferase, with product MAELVPGLISVIVPVYNVAPFLRDCLDSLRAQTYRDLQVIMVDDGSTDSSAAIAEEYVAADSRFRLIRQANGGLSAARNAGLPAATGEFLAFVDSDDVLVAHAYELLAGALADGADFATGGVLRLNSRGTRKGSPHRHAIVATDLAAHVSTVDSLLADRTIWNKLFRRSFFDRHGFAFPVGRLFEDAPVTVPAHALANKVAVVAETIYFWRLREGAEQSITQTGKELRNIEDRFHSIDLAARALAAAGRDELRRQFLELSIRDQLSNYFKFLPSAAPEVRARFMELAQAYLKQVDPAVVDRLPAAIRRHWKLIRDGRTDELIELIDHGYRSAGKPQLPRLESTVRSVRWQDGKLELTGAARSPAEPGSRVGRLKVFWASGPAGSRRIPLWARRHADGFALTVRPESLRTAKGWTRGNWTIVTAMTQGLNVRRTPLRVPADWAGPMPRLAVAPGVWVQPTATSSGVVRISVVKADGWLTGSRRDGDDLVLEGRLRRPEQSARVQLCRAPGVVALSVAAELSGDGHEFTARFPLSRIALDVRDDNHASGLYAQRFRVELVTGKPARLPAADDYVPMRTAYGTDEVYTALSGSGLLTVGTRPQGPVITEARWRPDGVLVVGGTSPVPAEGELLLRLRGRRKDLGLPLRVADGRWEVAIDPAAVPTLAGPLPLAGGSWDLNFRSAGRHRDAIAPLDLDGSALAGLPLTGPGIDGVRGLLRRGQNEHAVLDLSVPETGPQEHTRLLARHFPPSGRAALREVVLLDAAPGRRFLDDPAAVLAELNSRPDAPPVLWTLDRGQPLPAGAEPVALNSEAWYAALATSRWVVTNDNLPLWFRPAPGQVVLRLGGGWPVARSGALATGHPLGQSLIEQLRSDAASWTAVASPSPTATPVLRRELCFDGPVLEYGRPANDSLATVDPAAARVRVLDQLGLPDDTRLVLYAPTRRPADLRRRGSSDPGRFLDLLAVSAALPPGHRLLVRRHPAVPDDVAGLVSGVLDVTAYPRVSELLLATDMLITDYSALLADYAGTGRPALLFVPDLADFTASPGLNVDLEQEAPGPLLRTSGEVVTALQDIPGIVAGHAARASAFAATHGSGSEGGAAAKLVDWLLAAGR from the coding sequence ATGGCTGAGCTGGTGCCCGGGCTGATCAGCGTGATCGTCCCGGTCTACAACGTCGCGCCGTTCCTGCGCGACTGCCTGGACTCGCTGCGGGCGCAGACCTACCGCGACCTGCAGGTGATCATGGTGGACGACGGGTCGACGGACTCCTCGGCCGCCATCGCCGAGGAGTACGTGGCGGCCGATTCCCGCTTTCGGCTCATCCGGCAGGCCAACGGCGGCCTCAGCGCGGCCCGCAACGCCGGGCTGCCGGCCGCGACCGGGGAGTTCCTGGCCTTCGTGGACAGTGACGACGTGCTGGTCGCCCACGCGTACGAGCTGCTGGCCGGCGCCCTGGCCGACGGTGCCGACTTCGCCACCGGTGGAGTGCTCCGCCTGAACTCCCGGGGCACCCGCAAAGGCTCCCCGCACCGGCACGCCATCGTCGCGACCGACCTGGCGGCGCACGTCTCCACGGTGGACAGCCTGCTCGCCGACCGGACCATCTGGAACAAGCTGTTCCGCCGCTCGTTCTTCGACCGGCACGGCTTCGCGTTCCCGGTCGGCCGGCTCTTCGAGGACGCGCCGGTCACCGTCCCCGCGCACGCGCTGGCGAACAAGGTCGCGGTGGTCGCGGAGACGATCTACTTCTGGCGGCTCCGCGAGGGCGCCGAGCAGTCGATCACGCAGACCGGCAAGGAGCTGCGCAACATCGAGGACCGGTTCCACTCGATCGACCTGGCCGCCCGGGCGCTCGCCGCGGCCGGCCGGGACGAGCTGCGCCGGCAGTTCCTCGAGCTGTCGATCCGCGACCAGCTGAGCAACTACTTCAAGTTCCTGCCGTCGGCCGCGCCGGAGGTCCGGGCGCGGTTCATGGAGCTGGCCCAGGCTTATCTGAAGCAGGTGGACCCGGCGGTGGTGGACCGGCTGCCCGCCGCGATCCGCCGGCACTGGAAGCTGATCCGCGACGGCCGTACCGACGAGCTGATCGAGCTGATCGACCACGGGTACCGCTCGGCGGGCAAACCGCAGCTGCCCCGGCTGGAGTCGACCGTGCGATCCGTGCGCTGGCAGGACGGCAAGCTGGAGCTGACCGGCGCGGCCCGGTCCCCGGCCGAACCGGGCAGCCGGGTGGGCCGCCTGAAGGTGTTCTGGGCCTCCGGACCGGCCGGATCCCGCCGGATCCCGCTGTGGGCCCGCCGGCACGCGGACGGCTTCGCGCTGACCGTCCGGCCGGAATCGCTGCGTACCGCCAAGGGCTGGACCCGGGGCAACTGGACCATCGTGACCGCTATGACGCAGGGCCTGAACGTCCGGCGGACCCCGCTGCGGGTGCCGGCCGACTGGGCCGGTCCGATGCCGCGTCTCGCCGTCGCCCCGGGCGTCTGGGTCCAGCCGACGGCCACCAGCTCGGGGGTCGTACGGATCTCGGTGGTCAAGGCGGACGGCTGGCTGACCGGCAGCCGCCGCGACGGCGACGACCTGGTCCTGGAGGGCCGGCTGCGGCGCCCGGAGCAGTCGGCGCGGGTCCAGTTGTGCCGCGCGCCCGGCGTCGTCGCCCTCAGCGTGGCGGCCGAGCTGAGCGGGGACGGTCACGAGTTCACCGCGCGCTTCCCGCTGAGCCGGATCGCGCTGGACGTCCGCGATGACAACCACGCGTCCGGCCTCTACGCCCAGCGCTTCCGGGTGGAGCTGGTGACCGGCAAACCGGCCCGGCTGCCGGCCGCCGACGACTACGTCCCGATGCGCACCGCGTACGGCACCGACGAGGTCTACACCGCGCTCTCCGGCAGCGGTCTGCTCACCGTCGGCACCCGCCCGCAGGGCCCGGTGATCACCGAAGCCCGGTGGCGGCCGGACGGCGTCCTGGTGGTCGGCGGGACCAGCCCGGTGCCGGCCGAGGGCGAGCTGCTGCTGCGCCTGCGCGGCCGGCGCAAGGACCTCGGCCTGCCGCTGCGCGTCGCGGACGGCCGCTGGGAGGTGGCGATCGACCCGGCCGCGGTGCCGACGCTGGCCGGCCCGTTGCCGCTGGCCGGCGGCAGCTGGGACCTGAACTTCCGGTCCGCTGGGCGGCATCGCGACGCGATCGCGCCGCTGGACCTCGACGGGTCGGCGCTGGCCGGCCTGCCGCTCACCGGGCCGGGGATCGACGGCGTCCGGGGCCTGCTGCGGCGCGGCCAGAACGAGCACGCGGTGCTCGACCTGAGCGTTCCGGAGACCGGCCCGCAGGAGCACACCCGGCTGCTGGCCCGGCACTTCCCGCCGAGCGGCCGGGCCGCGCTGCGCGAGGTCGTGCTGCTGGACGCCGCGCCGGGCCGCCGCTTCCTCGACGACCCGGCGGCCGTGCTGGCCGAGCTGAACTCCCGGCCGGACGCGCCCCCGGTGCTCTGGACCCTGGACCGCGGTCAGCCGCTGCCGGCCGGCGCCGAACCGGTCGCCCTGAACTCCGAGGCCTGGTACGCCGCGCTGGCCACCAGCCGCTGGGTGGTGACCAACGACAACCTGCCGCTCTGGTTCCGGCCCGCCCCCGGCCAGGTGGTGCTGCGGCTCGGCGGTGGCTGGCCGGTCGCCCGGTCCGGCGCCCTGGCCACCGGCCACCCGCTCGGCCAGAGCCTGATCGAGCAGCTGCGCTCGGACGCCGCGAGCTGGACGGCGGTGGCCTCGCCGAGCCCGACCGCCACCCCGGTGCTGCGCCGCGAGCTCTGCTTCGACGGACCGGTCCTGGAGTACGGCCGGCCGGCCAACGACTCGCTCGCCACCGTCGACCCGGCCGCCGCCCGGGTACGCGTGCTGGACCAGCTCGGCCTGCCGGACGACACCCGCCTGGTGCTGTACGCGCCCACCCGCCGCCCGGCCGACCTGCGCCGCCGCGGGTCCAGCGACCCGGGCCGGTTCCTGGACCTGCTCGCCGTCTCCGCCGCGCTGCCGCCCGGGCACCGGCTGCTGGTACGCCGCCACCCCGCGGTGCCCGACGACGTGGCCGGCCTGGTCTCCGGCGTGCTGGACGTGACCGCCTACCCGCGGGTGAGCGAACTGCTGCTCGCCACCGACATGTTGATCACGGACTACTCGGCGCTGCTCGCCGACTACGCGGGCACCGGCCGTCCGGCTCTGCTCTTCGTGCCGGACCTGGCGGACTTCACCGCGTCGCCCGGTCTGAACGTCGATCTCGAGCAGGAGGCGCCCGGGCCGTTGTTACGGACTTCTGGCGAGGTGGTAACGGCGTTGCAGGACATTCCGGGAATCGTCGCCGGGCACGCTGCGCGAGCGTCGGCCTTCGCCGCCACGCACGGCTCGGGTAGCGAAGGGGGAGCAGCTGCGAAGCTGGTCGACTGGCTGCTGGCGGCCGGGCGTTGA
- a CDS encoding class I SAM-dependent methyltransferase: MRRLSLLMDLVGLQSSPTAPLYLLDAGCGKGWFSRELARFGHRVDGIDGSEAALENARQNGGGPRYHQSSLSGWRSPWLYDVVLCVDVLFHILDDGEWERSVRNLASLVRLGGRLVVADWDADHDEPMGNYQVLRGRNTYLPLLSALGMRLDGYHPYDFRRSVIGFYAFTRTS; encoded by the coding sequence ATGCGGCGGCTGAGCCTGCTGATGGACCTGGTCGGCCTGCAGTCCTCTCCCACCGCACCGCTCTATCTGCTGGACGCCGGCTGCGGCAAGGGCTGGTTCAGCCGGGAGCTCGCCCGGTTCGGCCACCGGGTCGACGGGATCGACGGCAGCGAGGCCGCGCTGGAGAACGCCCGGCAGAACGGTGGCGGGCCGCGGTACCACCAGTCGTCGCTCTCCGGATGGCGCAGCCCCTGGCTGTACGACGTGGTGCTCTGCGTCGACGTGCTGTTCCACATCCTCGACGACGGCGAGTGGGAGCGATCGGTACGCAATCTCGCGTCCCTGGTCCGCCTCGGCGGCCGGCTGGTCGTCGCCGACTGGGACGCCGACCACGACGAGCCGATGGGCAACTACCAGGTGCTCCGCGGCCGGAACACGTACCTGCCGCTGCTCTCCGCGCTGGGGATGCGGCTCGACGGGTATCACCCGTACGACTTCCGGCGCAGCGTCATCGGCTTCTACGCCTTCACCCGTACCAGCTGA